In Dermacentor silvarum isolate Dsil-2018 chromosome 2, BIME_Dsil_1.4, whole genome shotgun sequence, the following proteins share a genomic window:
- the LOC119441957 gene encoding cuticle protein 16.8 codes for MISKVILCGLLAYAAGQALQGELPASPYSFNHDTTDEFGTRITHEETGDENNHKVGSYSYTDPNGITRTVRYVADAGGFRATVETNEPGTKTSNPADAPFLSNAVEPPPAPPAPKPAAVVVRPAPRPVVVHSTPVFHAAPVVHAHPVVHALHATPVTLHAAPVALHAAPITIATAHHAHPVTVAGHPIAIAHAPLTYTLGRAKS; via the exons ATGATCAGCAAG GTGATTCTCTGCGGCCTGCTGGCCTATGCAGCCGGTCAAGCCCTTCAAGGAGAGCTT CCGGCTTCACCATACAGCTTCAATCACGACACCACGGACGAGTTCGGCACACGCATTACCCACGAAGAGACTGGGGACGAGAACAACCACAAGGTCGGCTCCTACAGCTACACCGATCCAAATGGCATCACCCGTACAGTGCGCTACGTGGCTGACGCCGGTGGATTCCGCGCCACCGTCGAGACCAACGAGCCGGGCACCAAGACTTCGAACCCGGCCGACGCCCCGTTCCTGTCCAACGCTGTCGAGCCGCCTCCAGCCCCGCCAGCACCCAAGCCCGCCGCCGTGGTCGTCAGGCCCGCTCCCAGACCCGTGGTCGTCCACTCCACCCCTGTTTTCCACGCCGCTCCGGTTGTTCATGCCCATCCGGTTGTCCACGCTCTTCATGCCACACCGGTTACGCTGCACGCTGCGCCAGTCGCCCTGCACGCGGCGCCTATCACCATTGCTACGGCTCACCACGCACACCCGGTAACCGTGGCCGGTCACCCGATCGCCATCGCCCACGCGCCGCTGACGTACACCCTGGGCCGTGCCAAGAGCTAA